From the Coregonus clupeaformis isolate EN_2021a unplaced genomic scaffold, ASM2061545v1 scaf0369, whole genome shotgun sequence genome, one window contains:
- the LOC121558378 gene encoding uncharacterized protein LOC121558378, with protein MSSDTAVIPSNHQMDSPDFIRDLLPAAEKTALLYNVSYLCLAKFPSLERIIRANAVEAQMLFSSSEALLLLCVSTSDNMVKTLLPMLVAAVKKNKPVVAVKFLAKANQWIHDLIKEVESIVEGYKKLNNGVATVTSDVISTKVETEDKKRKLTQEEERQNNSVNEYNRKLSDIQSDLNEVNRKIDDADTELRELVNGIASRNKKFGIAAAVVPFLGMIIDAIQKGINDPGDSAAIQLGMQKMNHLQQDKTRLSRNEWEAQTLLMKSQMVLSRATFELGSVPDPVHLAEVQTCLTRIQQILLQLKSFWEKIGVMVTNLQQKTFAGEDLIDVLSDFKEEFLDSLQVAEEAWKTFGGRCQKVMGMYSVQSKDAYKFLETNPSSLNQQEWQEMYDAVTAKLYSFYPAQQAQQAIDDQQAAESN; from the exons CTGTAATTCCATCCAACCATCAAATGGACAGCCCAGATTTCATTAGAGACCTGCTGCCTGCTGCAGAGAAGACAGCCCTGCTGTACAATGTCTCCTACCTGTGCCTGGCCAAATTCCCCTCTCTGGAGAGAATCATCAGAGCCAATGCTGTTGAGGCCCAAATGCTCTTCTCCTCCTCTGAGGCTCTACTGCTGCTG TGTGTTAGCACCAGTGACAACATGGTCAAGACATTATTACCTATGCTGGTGGCTGCTGTAAAGAAAAATAAACCAGTAGTTGCTGTCAAATTCCTGGCGAAGGCCAATCAGTGGATCCATGATCTCATCAAAGAAGTTGAAAGCATTGTAGAAGG CTACAAGAAACTCAACAATGGGGTGGCGACCGTCACCAGCGATGTTATTTCCACCAAAGTCGAAACAGAGGACAAGAAGAGAAAGCTGACCCAGGAAGAGGAGAGGCAAAATAATAGTGTCAATGAATACAATAGGAAGCTAAGTGACATCCAGTCAGATCTGAACGAGGTCAATAGAAAAATCGACGATGCTGATACAGAGCTGCGTGAGTTGGTTAACGGCATTGCCAGTAGAAACAAGAAGTTTGGCATAGCGGCTGCCGTGGTTCCCTTCCTAGGAATGATAATCGATGCTATCCAGAAGGGAATCAATGACCCTGGTGATAGTGCGGCCATTCAGTTGGGCATGCAGAAGATGAATCATCTTCAGCAGGACAAGACCCGTTTGAGTAGGAACGAGTGGGAGGCCCAAACGTTGCTGATGAAGTCCCAGATGGTGCTATCCAGAGCCACATTTGAGCTGG GTTCTGTTCCTGATCCTGTCCATCTGGCTGAGGTTCAGACCTGCCTGACCCGGATCCAGCAGATTCTGCTGCAACTCAAAAGCTTCTGGGAGAAGATCGGAGTCATGGTGACCAATCTGCAGCAGAAGACCTTCGCTGGGGAAGACCTGATTGATGTTCTCTCAGATTTTAAGGAGGAGTTCTTGGATTCCTTGCAAGTAGCTGAAGAG GCTTGGAAGACGTTTGGAGGGAGATGCCAGAAAGTCATGGGTATGTATAGTGTCCAGTCCAAGGATGCCTACAAGTTCCTGGAGACCAACCCATCCTCTCTCAACCAGCAAGAGTGGCAGGAAATGTATGATGCTGTGACAGCCAAGCTGTATTCCTTCTACCCTGCCCAGCAGGCCCAGCAGGCCATTGATGACCAGCAGGCTGCAGAGAGTAACTAA